From Salvia splendens isolate huo1 chromosome 16, SspV2, whole genome shotgun sequence, a single genomic window includes:
- the LOC121771782 gene encoding SRSF protein kinase 2-like, translating into MSGSPSSSSSGSEDEDEGFESYRKGGYHAVRIADNFSAGRYIAQKKLGWGQFSTVWLAYDTQSSKYVALKIQKSAPQFAQAAMHEIEILSAIAAGDPLNSKSVVRLEDSFKHAGPNGQHLCMALEFLGDSLLRLIKYNRYKCLELHRVKEMSRCILTALDYLHRELRIIHTDLKPENILLCSTINPSKDPIRSDFTPILEKPEGNTNEGVSVMSKIEKRLKQRAKRAVARISERRIGIGDGMGRTPKAPRNLDGIDFTCKVVDFGNACWADTPIADEIQTRQYRAPEVILQSGYSFAADMWSFACTAFELATGEMMFAPKNGQGFSEDEDHLAMMMELLGKMPRKIATTGARSKEYFDRYGDLKRIRRLKYGSLDRLLVDKYKFADADARELASFLCPILDFDPEKRPTAEQCLQHPWLIADSQTSEV; encoded by the exons ATGTCTGGCTCcccgtcgtcgtcgtcgtcgggATCGGAAGATGAGGATGAAGGATTCGAATCCTACCGTAAAGGAGGCTACCACGCCGTCAGAATCGCCGATAATTTCTCCGCCGGTCGCTACATCGCGCAGAAGAAACTTGGTTGGGGACAGTTCTCCACCGTCTGGCTCGCCTATGACACTCAGTCCTCG AAATATGTTGCCTTGAAGATCCAGAAAAGTGCACCACAATTTGCTCAGGCGGCAATGCATGAAATTGAAATTCTTTCTGCTATTGCGGCTGGTGATCCCTTAAATAGCAAGTCAGTTGTACGCTTAGAGGACTCCTTTAAGCATGCAGGCCCAAATGGGCAGCATTTATGTATGGCTCTGGAATTTCTTGGTGATAGTTTGCTTCGTTTGATCAAGTATAACCGGTATAAATGTCTTGAGCTCCATAGAGTTAAGGAGATGAGCAGATGCATTTTGACTGCGCTCGATTACTTGCATCGGGAGCTACGAATCATACACACTGATCTAAAACCTGAGAACATTCTTCTATGTTCCACCATTAATCCTTCAAAAGATCCAATCAGGTCAGATTTTACTCCCATCCTTGAAAAGCCTGAGGGAAACACAAATGAAGGAGTCTCAGTTATGAGTAAAATTGAGAAAAGACTAAAACAAAGGGCAAAAAGAGCAGTTGCAAGAATCTCAGAAAGGCGAATTGGTATAGGAGATGGGATGGGCAGGACTCCAAAGGCTCCTAGAAACTTGGATGGGATAGATTTCACATGTAAGGTTGTGGACTTTGGAAATGCATGTTGGGCTGATACGCCAATTGCTGATGAAATTCAAACAAGACAGTATAGAGCACCAGAGGTTATACTCCAGTCTGGTTATTCTTTTGCTGCTGATATGTGGTCATTTGCCTGTACGGCTTTTGAACTTGCAACAGGAGAGATGATGTTTGCTCCCAAGAACGGACAAGGTTTCAGCGAGGACGAG GATCACCTTGCTATGATGATGGAGCTCCTTGGAAAGATGCCACGCAAG ATTGCTACTACTGGTGCCCGATCCAAGGAGTACTTTGATAGATATGGGGACTTGAAGAGGATTAGAAGGCTGAAGTACGGGTCCCTTGATCGATTACTTGTTGATAAATACAAGTTCGCTGACGCTGATGCACGTGAATTGGCGAGTTTTCTCTGTCCCATACTTGACTTTGATCCTGAGAAACGACCAACGGCCGAGCAGTGCCTGCAGCATCCATGGCTTATTGCTGACAGTCAGACAAGTGAGGTGTAG